In a genomic window of Jaculus jaculus isolate mJacJac1 chromosome 8, mJacJac1.mat.Y.cur, whole genome shotgun sequence:
- the LOC101609634 gene encoding olfactory receptor 11H6 encodes MFIIVHFMVTYIFLTALGPKNKTVHCVTEFILLGFRGQWEMQRFFFSSILVLYLLTLLGNGAIVCAVKSDRRLHTPMYIFLGNFAFLEIWYVSSTVPSMLVNILSETKTISFSNCFLQFYFFFSLGTTECFFLSVMAYDRYLAICRPLHYPSIMTGKFCVILICVCWVSGFLCYPVPIVLISQLSFCGSNIIDHFVCDPGPLFSLACDPAPSTELICYTFNSMIIFGPFLSILGSYAMVLRAVLRVPSGAGRTKAFSTCGSHLMVVSLFYGTLMVMYVSPTSGNPAGMHKVVTLIYSAVTPLLNPLIYSLRNKDMKEAIKKVLGLTSSQN; translated from the coding sequence atgtttattattgttcATTTCATGGTAACTTACATTTTTCTAACAGCTTTGGGGCCCAAGAACAAAACAGTTCATTGTGTGACTGAGTTTATCCTCCTGGGTTTCCGTGGTCAATGGGAGATGCAGAGGTTCTTCTTCTCCTCAATTCTTGTTCTCTATCTCTTGACCTTGCTGGGGAATGGGGCTATTGTCTGTGCGGTGAAATCGGACAGGAGGCTCCATACACCCATGTATATCTTCCTGGGAAACTTCGCCTTTTTAGAGATATGGTATGTTTCCTCCACTGTCCCAAGCATGCTGGTCAATATCCTCTCAGAGACTAAGACCATCTCCTTCTCCAATTGCTTCCTccaattctatttctttttttcacttggtaCAACGGAGTGTTTCTTTTTATCAGTAATGGCTTATGACCGGTACCTGGCTATATGTCGCCCACTACACTACCCTTCAATCATGACTGGGAAGTTCTGTGTGATCCTGATCTGTGTATGCTGGGTGAGTGGATTCCTCTGTTATCCAGTACCCATTGTCCTCATCTCTCAACTTTCTTTCTGTGGTTCTAACATAATTGACCACTTTGTATGTGACCCTGGCCCATTGTTTTCACTGGCCTGTGACCCTGCTccttccactgagctgatctgtTACACCTTCAATTCAATGATTATCTTTGGGCCTTTTCTCTCCATCTTGGGATCCTATGCGATGGTGCTCAGAGCTGTGCTTCGTGTTCCTTCTGGTGCTGGTCGAACTAAAGCTTTCTCTACATGCGGGTCTCATTTAATGGTGGTGTCTCTGTTCTATGGAACCCTTATGGTGATGTATGTGAGCCCAACATCAGGGAACCCAGCAGGAATGCACAAGGTTGTCACTCTGATTTATTCAGCTGTGACTCCACTCTTAAATCCTCTTATCTATAGTCTCCGGAACAAAGACATGAAAGAGGCCATAAagaaagttctgggattaacAAGTAGCCAAAACTGA